A window from Salarias fasciatus chromosome 11, fSalaFa1.1, whole genome shotgun sequence encodes these proteins:
- the LOC115396923 gene encoding piggyBac transposable element-derived protein 3-like, with protein MPKNRFKDIMRYLRFDKKEDRFSRLSTDKFALMSHVWSSFIKNCIACYKPGACITVDEQLFPTKSRCHFTQYMANKPDKFGIKFWLAADVESKYLLNGFPYLGKDDSTPAQQRLGENVVMKLVEPYLGKGRNITTDSFFTSLSLAKNLLQKNTSLVGTVNKARQELPPSVQQKRELFSTKVLKHGRATLTVYQGKPRKNILLLSTMHPTVSIESDIKKKPETVAFYNATKVGVDVLDRMARMYSVKAATRRWPVAVFCNLLDMAAINAHVLFKECTSSVIPRRAFILQLAKELREEHLRTKPTLTLVKPDLTQEPAAIEKRRQCQINSHCKQNKTWISCKGCKRFLCGKCTAKVDSFCAECTQ; from the exons ATGCCCAAAAATAGATTCAAGGACATCATGCGCTACTTGCGCTTTGACAAGAAGGAAGACAGGTTTTCCCGTTTGAGCACAGATAAATTTGCCCTCATGTCACACGTGTGGTCCAGCTTTATAAAGAACTGTATTGCTTGCTATAAACCTGGGGCATGCATCACAGTTGATGAGCAGCTCTTCCCCACCAAATCACGCTGCCACTTCACCCAATATATGGCCAACAAGCCAGACAAGTTTGGCATCAAGTTTTGGTTAGCTGCAGATGTGGAATCAAAATATCTCCTGAATGGCTTTCCGTATCTGGGCAAAGACGACAGCACACCAGCACAGCAGCGTCTGGGGGAGAATGTTGTGATGAAGCTGGTGGAGCCATATCTGGGGAAAGGACGAAATATCACCACAGACAGCTTCTTCACGTCTCTCTCCCTGGCCAAGAATCTGCTGCAAAAAAACACCAGCCTGGTAGGCACAGTCAATAAGGCCAGACAGGAGCTTCCACCCTCAGTTCAGCAAAAACGAGAGCTGTTCTCCACAAAGGTGCTGAAGCACGGGCGCGCAACTCTCACCGTGTACCAGGGGAAACCACGCAAAAACATACTTCTCCTCAGCACCATGCATCCCACTGTCTCCATTGAGTCTGACATAAAGAAAAAGCCGGAGACTGTAGCCTTCTACAACGCCACAAAG GTCGGGGTGGATGTGCTGGACCGGATGGCTCGAATGTATTCAGTCAAAGCCGCCACAAGAAGATGGCCTGTTGCAGTCTTCTGTAACCTTTTGGACATGGCTGCAATAAATGCCCATGTCCTTTTCAAGGAATGCACCTCCTCTGTCATCCCAAGAAGAGCCTTCATCCTCCAGCTGGCAAAGGAACTGCGGGAGGAACATTTGCGCACCAAGCCCACTCTGACACTGGTGAAACCAGATCTGACGCAAGAGCCAGCTGCCATAGAAAAACGTCGGCAGTGTCAGATCAACAGCCACTGCAAACAAAATAAGACTTGGATCTCCTGCAAAGGATGCAAGCGTTTCTTGTGTGGCAAATGCACCGCGAAGGTGGACAGCTTTTGCGCGGAGTGCACGCAGTAG